The following are encoded in a window of Solidesulfovibrio magneticus RS-1 genomic DNA:
- a CDS encoding sigma 54-interacting transcriptional regulator, with product MTATDKADLIAAGMVDLPGFLDALPMGAAVYDGDGKVVHVNLLLQRLTGFTLDEARGLPCRHVLRTATCGRDCPHLRQGGCEQSLVTDIVNRGRRRIPVRLHTRCVPDRDGNTLYRMDFVEELVEQGADGMATRKSGKGALIGKSAAMEHILATLPEFARSDRPVLLVGETGTGKDLIAECVHETSLRAKRPFLRMNLGFMPADLLEAELFGRAAQEGAGLEEIRGRFAEAAGGSIFFPELSDAPLSLQKKLAAFLETGAVVPLGAKAPQPIDVRLLFATQRNPDELADKGLLDPGFYNHLSAMRLDLPPLRQRGEDLPFLLAYFAERFAERFKKNVRGFSPEAMSVLAEYPYPGNVRELRNIVEYAVMTAKSPLIVPANLPVYVPVAPVAAAAPPGRGPAPDAPKKPARAKKDPAGKGSGS from the coding sequence GTGACAGCGACGGACAAGGCGGATCTGATTGCCGCAGGGATGGTTGACCTGCCGGGGTTCCTGGACGCCCTGCCCATGGGGGCGGCGGTGTACGACGGGGACGGCAAGGTGGTGCACGTAAACCTCCTGCTGCAACGGTTGACGGGTTTCACGCTGGACGAGGCTCGGGGGCTTCCCTGCCGGCACGTGCTGCGCACGGCCACCTGCGGAAGGGATTGCCCCCACCTGCGCCAGGGCGGCTGCGAGCAGTCGCTTGTCACCGACATCGTCAACCGGGGACGGCGAAGGATACCGGTGCGGCTGCACACCAGATGCGTGCCCGACCGGGATGGCAACACCCTGTACCGCATGGACTTCGTGGAAGAGCTGGTCGAGCAGGGAGCGGACGGCATGGCGACGCGGAAATCCGGAAAAGGGGCGCTTATAGGCAAGAGCGCGGCCATGGAGCACATCCTGGCCACGCTGCCGGAGTTCGCCCGTTCCGATCGGCCCGTGCTCCTCGTCGGCGAGACCGGCACGGGCAAGGACCTCATCGCCGAGTGCGTCCACGAAACCTCGCTGCGGGCCAAACGACCGTTTTTGCGCATGAACCTCGGGTTCATGCCGGCCGATCTGCTGGAAGCCGAACTCTTTGGCCGGGCCGCCCAGGAAGGTGCCGGGCTGGAGGAGATTCGCGGTCGGTTCGCCGAGGCGGCCGGGGGCAGCATCTTCTTCCCCGAACTGTCCGACGCGCCCTTGTCCTTGCAAAAAAAGCTGGCCGCCTTCCTGGAGACCGGGGCCGTCGTGCCCCTTGGGGCAAAGGCCCCCCAGCCCATCGACGTGCGCCTGCTCTTTGCCACCCAGCGCAACCCCGACGAGCTGGCCGACAAGGGCCTGCTCGATCCGGGCTTTTACAACCATTTAAGCGCCATGCGCCTGGACCTGCCGCCCCTGCGGCAGCGCGGCGAGGACCTGCCCTTCCTTTTGGCCTATTTCGCCGAGCGCTTTGCCGAGCGCTTCAAGAAAAACGTCCGGGGCTTTTCCCCGGAAGCCATGAGCGTGCTGGCCGAGTATCCCTATCCCGGCAATGTCCGCGAACTGCGCAACATCGTCGAATACGCGGTCATGACCGCCAAATCGCCGCTCATCGTGCCGGCCAACCTGCCGGTCTACGTGCCTGTCGCGCCCGTCGCCGCCGCTGCTCCCCCTGGCCGGGGACCGGCTCCGGATGCGCCGAAAAAACCGGCCCGGGCTAAAAAAGACCCGGCCGGCAAAGGGAGCGGATCATGA
- a CDS encoding sigma-54 interaction domain-containing protein, which translates to MIDSSMLLGGKFLPLDADDPVAAGQPLPEAEFLFCSAEMQAVYDLATQIAPSDACVLISGETGTGKELLAQCIHNLSRRRKKPFVPVNCGVLKGELFADKFFGHEAGAFTGAAKAQRGIFEMAGDGTLFLDEVGEIPGINQVDFLRVLEERAFRRLGGEKQIRFAARIVAATNRALPEMVRQGTFRADLYYRLNVVPLVLPPLRQRSGDIAYLAEYFLSIYRQRYHKPGLRFTETALAELTAHDWPGNVRELKNLIERLALLCREGAIDAADLPEDMRLGGEVAPRGAHSDAPVTLEEAVRQAKTQAILRAFAASGGDKARTAEILDISPRTLRHLVRELGIRRD; encoded by the coding sequence ATGATCGATTCCAGCATGTTACTTGGCGGCAAATTTTTGCCGCTCGACGCCGACGATCCCGTCGCCGCCGGCCAGCCCCTGCCCGAGGCCGAATTCCTCTTTTGTTCCGCCGAAATGCAGGCCGTCTACGACCTCGCCACCCAGATCGCCCCGTCCGACGCCTGCGTGCTCATCTCCGGCGAAACCGGCACCGGCAAGGAACTGCTGGCCCAGTGCATCCACAACCTCAGCCGGCGGCGCAAAAAACCCTTTGTTCCGGTCAACTGCGGGGTGCTCAAGGGGGAACTGTTCGCCGACAAGTTCTTCGGCCACGAAGCCGGCGCGTTCACCGGCGCGGCCAAGGCCCAGCGCGGCATCTTCGAAATGGCCGGCGACGGGACGCTGTTTCTCGACGAGGTGGGGGAGATACCCGGCATCAACCAGGTGGATTTCCTGCGGGTGCTCGAAGAACGGGCCTTTCGACGGCTCGGCGGCGAAAAACAGATCCGGTTCGCCGCCCGCATCGTGGCCGCCACCAACCGCGCCCTGCCCGAAATGGTGCGCCAGGGCACGTTCCGGGCCGATCTGTACTACCGCCTAAACGTCGTGCCCCTGGTCCTGCCGCCGCTGCGGCAACGCAGCGGCGACATCGCCTATCTGGCCGAATATTTCCTGTCCATCTACCGCCAACGCTACCACAAGCCCGGCCTGCGCTTCACCGAAACGGCGCTCGCCGAACTGACCGCCCACGACTGGCCCGGCAACGTGCGCGAACTCAAAAACCTCATCGAACGCCTGGCGCTTTTGTGCCGCGAAGGAGCCATCGACGCGGCCGATCTGCCCGAGGACATGCGCCTTGGCGGCGAGGTCGCGCCGCGCGGCGCCCACTCCGATGCCCCCGTCACACTGGAAGAAGCCGTGCGCCAGGCCAAGACCCAGGCCATCCTGCGGGCCTTTGCCGCAAGCGGCGGCGACAAGGCCCGCACCGCCGAGATCCTCGACATCAGCCCCCGCACCCTGCGCCATTTGGTGCGCGAACTGGGCATTCGGCGGGATTAG
- a CDS encoding FecR family protein: protein MRYALLATTLAVLGGLLFSPLAARADDTPPSQSQGPAPAAPTPTTAPADAPSAPAPADAPAAPPAADAGPPKAGELTEAKGQIRAKRGADPERTLAQGNPVYAEDDLATGPEDKGRVTFADGSSLDIGPDSRVLLADFVYDPANLDASKQAIRMAKGMFRYVSGKVVQNDPARLRLESPLAVIGIRGTTLDHKIVTEVKTVKGVRTETVKDELHALRATKQSQVVVDQHGLKSVLTKPDQAVFLRPKLPGSVRALTDQEKAEFATIPPTPAPFDPRPGRGGFVGGGS, encoded by the coding sequence ATGCGATACGCCCTGCTTGCGACAACCTTGGCCGTCCTTGGCGGCCTGCTGTTTTCCCCCCTGGCCGCCCGGGCCGACGACACGCCCCCTTCCCAGTCCCAGGGTCCGGCCCCAGCCGCGCCGACTCCCACCACTGCGCCGGCCGACGCGCCAAGCGCTCCTGCTCCGGCCGACGCCCCAGCCGCGCCGCCCGCCGCTGACGCCGGCCCGCCCAAAGCCGGCGAACTCACCGAAGCCAAGGGGCAAATCCGGGCCAAACGCGGGGCCGACCCCGAACGCACCCTGGCCCAGGGCAATCCCGTCTACGCCGAGGACGACCTGGCCACCGGCCCCGAAGACAAGGGCCGCGTCACCTTCGCCGACGGCTCAAGCCTGGACATCGGCCCGGACAGCCGGGTGCTCCTGGCCGACTTCGTGTACGATCCAGCCAACCTCGACGCCTCCAAACAAGCCATCCGCATGGCCAAGGGCATGTTCCGCTACGTCTCGGGCAAGGTCGTGCAAAACGACCCCGCCCGTCTGCGCCTGGAATCGCCGCTGGCCGTCATCGGCATCCGGGGCACCACCCTGGACCACAAGATCGTGACCGAAGTGAAAACCGTCAAAGGCGTGCGAACCGAGACGGTCAAGGATGAACTCCACGCCCTGCGCGCCACCAAGCAAAGCCAGGTGGTGGTGGACCAGCATGGCCTCAAATCCGTGCTGACCAAGCCCGACCAGGCCGTGTTCCTGCGCCCCAAACTCCCAGGCTCGGTGCGGGCGCTCACGGACCAGGAAAAAGCGGAATTCGCCACCATCCCGCCCACCCCCGCGCCCTTCGACCCCCGCCCCGGCCGAGGCGGCTTCGTCGGCGGCGGGAGTTAA
- a CDS encoding sulfite exporter TauE/SafE family protein, which yields MKRQIFFKAGLPVLAAALLVAVYALAAQNDAVVADALNQAGASGPWWMWPLILLFFCFILGIIAVLAGVGGGVLYVPLVSGFFPFHLDFVRGAGLMVALAGALAAGPGLLKRNLASLRLALPVALIASSCAIVGAMIGLALPTNVVQIALGSTILFIAILILKSKNVAVPEVKNPDALGIALGMNGVYFDASSGKEYAWKTHRTLPGLLMFIVIGVMAGMFGLGAGWANVPVLNLMMGVPLKVAVGTSKFLLSITDTSAAWVYLNQGCVIPLMAIPSIVGLMFGSFVGVRLLAKAKPKFIRYMVIGVLLFSGAKALLKGLGIG from the coding sequence ATGAAACGGCAAATTTTCTTCAAAGCGGGCCTGCCGGTCCTCGCGGCCGCCCTGCTCGTCGCGGTCTACGCCCTGGCGGCCCAGAACGACGCGGTCGTGGCCGACGCCCTCAACCAGGCCGGCGCGTCCGGTCCGTGGTGGATGTGGCCGCTTATCCTGCTGTTTTTCTGCTTTATCCTGGGCATCATCGCGGTGCTGGCCGGCGTTGGCGGCGGCGTGCTCTACGTGCCGTTGGTCAGCGGCTTTTTCCCCTTCCACCTCGACTTCGTGCGCGGCGCGGGCCTGATGGTGGCCCTGGCCGGCGCGCTGGCCGCCGGACCGGGTCTGCTCAAGCGCAACCTGGCCTCGTTGCGCCTGGCCTTGCCCGTGGCGCTTATCGCCTCCTCCTGCGCCATCGTCGGGGCCATGATCGGCCTGGCCCTGCCGACCAACGTCGTGCAGATCGCCCTGGGCAGCACCATCCTTTTCATCGCCATCCTCATCCTCAAGTCGAAAAACGTGGCCGTGCCTGAGGTGAAAAATCCCGACGCTCTGGGCATCGCCCTGGGCATGAACGGCGTCTACTTCGATGCTTCCTCGGGCAAGGAATACGCCTGGAAGACCCACCGTACCCTGCCGGGCCTGCTCATGTTCATCGTCATCGGCGTCATGGCCGGCATGTTCGGCCTGGGCGCGGGCTGGGCCAACGTCCCGGTGCTCAACCTCATGATGGGCGTGCCGCTCAAGGTCGCTGTCGGCACCTCCAAGTTCCTGCTCTCCATCACCGATACCTCGGCCGCCTGGGTCTACCTGAACCAGGGCTGCGTCATTCCGCTCATGGCCATTCCCTCCATCGTCGGCCTCATGTTCGGCTCCTTTGTCGGCGTGCGCTTGCTCGCCAAGGCCAAGCCCAAGTTCATCCGCTACATGGTCATCGGCGTGCTGCTCTTCTCCGGAGCCAAGGCGCTGTTAAAGGGCCTGGGCATCGGCTGA
- a CDS encoding response regulator has product MKKIKLLLVDDEENFVNTLSERLKMRDVPSRVVYSGEEALEAVASDEPDVVVLDLRMPGIDGMEVLRKVRAAKPDVRIIILTGHGTDATEEEAKKLGAFHYHKKPVEIDELLGTVKKAYREKMEDAMVAATFAQAGAFEEAQQILDEDKD; this is encoded by the coding sequence ATGAAAAAGATCAAGCTGCTGCTGGTTGACGACGAGGAAAACTTCGTCAACACCCTGTCCGAGCGCCTGAAAATGCGCGACGTGCCGTCCCGGGTGGTCTACTCCGGCGAGGAAGCCCTGGAGGCCGTGGCCTCGGACGAACCCGACGTCGTGGTGCTCGACCTGCGCATGCCCGGCATCGACGGCATGGAAGTGCTGCGCAAGGTCCGGGCGGCCAAGCCCGACGTGCGCATCATCATCCTCACCGGCCACGGCACCGACGCCACCGAAGAGGAAGCCAAAAAACTCGGCGCTTTCCACTACCACAAAAAGCCCGTCGAGATCGACGAGCTGCTGGGCACCGTGAAAAAGGCCTACCGCGAGAAGATGGAGGACGCCATGGTGGCGGCCACCTTCGCCCAGGCCGGCGCGTTCGAGGAAGCCCAGCAGATTCTGGACGAGGACAAGGACTAA
- a CDS encoding response regulator, giving the protein MRMEDVNILLVDDEREFTATLAERMELRGLTVRCVYSGEEALKEIAADKPDVVVMDVMMPGLKGLDILRHIKATNPEIQVILLTGQAGTRDGMEGMKLGAFDYLLKPLELDALLGKIAEAAAIGGKA; this is encoded by the coding sequence ATGCGCATGGAAGACGTCAATATACTGCTTGTGGACGATGAACGGGAATTTACCGCCACCCTGGCCGAACGCATGGAACTGCGCGGATTGACCGTGCGCTGCGTCTATTCCGGCGAAGAGGCGCTGAAAGAAATCGCCGCCGACAAACCCGACGTGGTGGTCATGGACGTCATGATGCCGGGGCTCAAGGGCCTGGACATCCTGCGCCACATCAAGGCCACCAACCCGGAGATCCAGGTGATCCTTTTGACCGGCCAGGCCGGCACCCGCGACGGCATGGAAGGCATGAAGCTCGGGGCCTTCGATTACCTGCTCAAGCCCCTGGAGCTCGACGCGCTTTTAGGCAAGATCGCCGAGGCCGCCGCCATCGGAGGCAAGGCGTAA
- a CDS encoding sensor histidine kinase, producing MFGDAIKRQLSGLGGSDAVVPPGMYRTLRRKITALMLLTAAIPLAIMAWLNYHEYQKALSREIQNPLRVIVNKSKNSFELFLAERTSAVGFIAQAYSFKELADEKDLARILKILQTEYVGFVDIGLINDKGELVNYVGPYNLKGHNYAEQTWFNQVRIKGRYISDVFMGFRKFPHVIVAVRHSLDSGESFIVRATLDTHQFDKIISSMGLEPGSDAFLLNRAGILQTDSQRFGKVLDQFSLPMPPPASEATVLQQQDGEGNDVFFAYAYFPDSDFVLAAIKPKAQMLRTWYTVRGDLVFIFGAGVLAVFLASYKITDQLLRRMREAEEARELALRQVEHSQKLSSIGRLAAGVAHEINNPLAVINEKTGLMRDLIGLRDDFPDKERYLLLIDSVLKTVMRCRDITRRMLGFARRLDVTLEEININDVITETSGFLNQEALHRKIDLHLDLDPEVTGIVSDRGQLQQVFLNILNNALAAVPDGGHIEIHTRGDAEGVSVIVRDNGCGMSKDTMACIFEPFFTTKKTKGTGLGLSITYGIVKRLGGEIGVESELDKGTAFTLRFPKHPKHEA from the coding sequence ATGTTCGGCGACGCCATCAAACGCCAGCTTTCGGGCCTGGGCGGCTCCGACGCCGTGGTGCCCCCGGGCATGTACCGCACCCTTCGCCGCAAGATCACGGCGCTGATGCTCCTGACCGCCGCCATCCCCCTGGCCATCATGGCCTGGCTCAACTACCACGAGTACCAAAAGGCCCTGTCCCGGGAGATCCAGAATCCGCTGCGGGTCATCGTCAACAAGTCCAAGAACTCCTTTGAGCTGTTTTTGGCCGAGCGCACCTCGGCCGTGGGGTTCATTGCCCAGGCCTATTCCTTCAAGGAGCTGGCCGACGAGAAAGACCTGGCCCGCATCCTCAAGATCCTGCAGACCGAATACGTCGGTTTCGTGGACATTGGGCTGATTAACGACAAGGGCGAGCTGGTCAACTACGTCGGCCCCTACAACCTCAAGGGCCACAACTACGCCGAGCAGACCTGGTTCAATCAGGTGCGCATCAAGGGGCGCTACATTTCGGACGTCTTCATGGGCTTCCGCAAATTCCCCCACGTCATCGTGGCCGTGCGCCACAGCCTGGACTCGGGCGAGTCGTTTATCGTGCGGGCCACGCTGGACACCCACCAGTTCGACAAGATCATCAGCTCCATGGGCCTGGAGCCGGGGTCCGACGCCTTTCTCCTCAACCGCGCCGGCATCCTCCAGACCGATTCCCAGCGTTTCGGCAAGGTGTTGGACCAGTTCTCCCTGCCCATGCCGCCGCCGGCCTCGGAAGCCACCGTGCTGCAGCAGCAGGACGGCGAGGGCAACGACGTCTTTTTCGCCTACGCCTACTTCCCGGACAGCGACTTCGTCCTGGCCGCCATCAAGCCCAAGGCCCAGATGCTGCGCACCTGGTACACCGTGCGCGGCGATCTGGTCTTTATTTTCGGGGCCGGAGTGCTGGCCGTGTTTTTGGCCTCCTACAAGATCACCGACCAGCTCCTGCGCCGGATGCGCGAGGCCGAGGAGGCCCGGGAACTGGCCCTGCGCCAGGTGGAGCACAGCCAAAAGCTCTCCAGCATCGGCCGGCTGGCCGCCGGCGTGGCCCACGAGATCAACAATCCCCTGGCCGTCATCAACGAAAAGACCGGGCTCATGCGCGACCTCATCGGGCTTCGCGACGATTTCCCGGACAAGGAGCGCTACCTGCTCCTGATTGATTCCGTGCTCAAGACCGTCATGCGCTGCCGCGACATCACCCGGCGGATGCTGGGTTTCGCCCGCCGCCTGGACGTGACCCTGGAAGAGATCAACATCAACGACGTCATCACCGAGACCAGCGGCTTCCTCAATCAGGAGGCCCTGCACCGCAAGATCGACCTGCATCTCGATCTTGATCCCGAGGTGACGGGCATCGTGTCCGACCGGGGCCAGCTGCAGCAGGTGTTCCTCAACATCTTAAATAACGCCCTGGCAGCCGTGCCCGACGGCGGGCACATCGAGATCCACACCAGAGGCGACGCCGAAGGGGTCAGCGTCATTGTCCGCGACAACGGTTGCGGCATGAGCAAGGACACCATGGCCTGCATCTTCGAGCCGTTTTTCACCACCAAAAAGACCAAGGGCACCGGTCTTGGCCTGTCCATCACCTACGGCATCGTCAAGCGCCTGGGCGGCGAGATCGGCGTGGAGAGCGAGCTGGACAAAGGGACCGCGTTCACCCTGCGTTTTCCCAAACATCCCAAACACGAGGCCTAG
- a CDS encoding NifB/NifX family molybdenum-iron cluster-binding protein, which translates to MTGHRALIAIRGNEVAWRFDRTAEALVCDIAEDGTVRSRSEIIFARQSPEDLCDYVLAHGIDTVVAGAVEEEYYHYLRYKRVDVIDNVAGEIDPVLARLASGRLASGDILFPGKEG; encoded by the coding sequence ATGACCGGACATCGCGCGCTTATCGCCATTCGCGGCAATGAGGTGGCCTGGCGGTTTGACCGCACCGCCGAGGCCCTGGTCTGCGACATCGCCGAGGACGGGACCGTGCGGTCCCGCTCGGAAATCATTTTCGCCCGCCAGTCCCCCGAGGACCTGTGCGACTACGTGCTGGCCCATGGCATCGACACCGTGGTGGCCGGAGCCGTGGAAGAGGAATACTACCACTACCTGCGCTACAAGCGCGTCGACGTCATCGACAACGTGGCCGGCGAGATCGACCCGGTGCTGGCTCGCCTGGCTTCGGGCCGGCTCGCCTCGGGCGACATCCTCTTTCCCGGGAAGGAGGGCTAG